DNA sequence from the Sinorhizobium sp. RAC02 genome:
AAGGTGGTCGTCGTGACGGGCGCATCGAGCGGCATCGGCCGCGCCATCGCCATCCGCGCCGCCGAACATGGCGCCAAGGCCGTCATCGTCGCCGACATCATCGAAACACCGCGCGAAGGCGGCAGGCCGACGGTCGAGGAGATCGAGGCCATCGGATCGGCCGCCCGTTTCGTGAAGACCGATGTCAGCAAACGCGCCGACAACGACGCGCTCATCGCGGCATCAGCCGAATTCGGTGGCGTCGACGTCATGGTCGCCAATGCCGGGATTACGCTTCGCAACGACGGCGCAGACGTGCCGGAGGACGACTATCACCGGCTGCTGTCGATCAATCTCGACGGCCCGCTGTTCGGCGCGCAGGCGGCGGCCCGCCAGATGAAGGCGAACGGCAAGGGCGGCAGCATCGTGCTGATGGCCAGCATGGGCGGTATATCGGGTGCCGGCATCACCGTCGCCTATTCCACCAGCAAGGGCGGGGTGGTGCTGATGGCGAAATCGCTGGCTGATGCGCTCGGCCCAGACGGCATCCGCGTCAACGCCGTGGCACCGGGAACCATCGATACCGAATTGCTGCGCACCAGCCCCGGCATCGCCGAGGCATCGGAAGGGTTTCGCAAGCGCACGCCGCTACGCCGCCTCGGCCAGCCCTCCGAAGTGGGTGACGCGGTCGCCTATCTCGGCTCGGATCTCTCCAGCTACGTCTCGGGCATTGCCCTTCTCGTGGACGGCGGCCTGCTGGCCGTCCTCTGACGCGAAACGCCCCCGCAAAGGATTTTGACAATGAAAGCCCTTCGTTTTGAACAATTCGGCACGCCGGATGTCCTCACCCATCAGGATATCCCCGTTCCCGCCCTCAATGCCGGCGAGGTGCTGGTCAAGGTCCATGCGGCGGCGATCAATCCGAGCGACGTCAAGATCGTTAGCGGCCTGTTCGGTGGCTCGGTTCCGCGCACGCCCGGGCGGGATTTTGCCGGCGTGGTCGTCGAAGGCGACCTTGCCGGCAAGGAGGTCTGGGGGAGCGGCGCCGGCTTCGGGTTCCGACGCGACGGCGCGCATGCGGACTATGTCGTTCTGCCTTCAAGCTGGCTGTCGGAGAAACCCGCCAATCTGTCGATGGCCGAGGCTGCGGCGGTCGGCGCGCCCTTCGTCACGGCCTGGCATGCGCTTGTCGATGTCGGTGCGCTGAAGGCGGGCGAGACATTGCTGATCACCGGCGGCCTCGGCGCAGTTGGGCGCGCCGCCACGCAGATCGCCCGCCACCTCGGCGCGCGCACCATCGTGGCGGCGAGAAGCAGGGCCGCGAACGAGGCGGACGACTTCATCGACCTCTCGAAAAAAGACCTGCCGGAGGCCGTGCGCGCCGCAACCTGGGGCAAGGGCGCCGACGTGGTGCTCGATGCGGTCGGTGGCCCAATGTTCGACCCGGCGCTCAAATCGCTGGCCCTGGGTGGCCGGCAACTCGTCATCACCAGCGTCGGCCAGAAGCGCGTCGAGTTCGACCTTGCCGACTTCTACCACAACCGCTCGACGCTGTTGGGCGTCGATACAGCAAAACTATCCGGCGAGGAGATCGCCGGCATTCTCGACCAGCTCAGGGCGGCCTTCGACGGCGGTGCCTTCAAGAAGCCGCCGCTGCGGGAATGGGACTTCGATCAGGCCGCCGACGCCTATCGCAGCACCGCGGCGGGCGAAGCCATGGAAAAGAATGTCATCCTCATGACGTGACGGAGGCTACCACCGGTTGGAATAGGTCATGTCGTCGTCTTCGGCCTGATTTTCGAAATGCGCAATCAGGAAGCGGCCCGCTGGACCGGGCGGAACATCGGTACGGTGAACCGCCTGGAGCCGGTAGGGGCCGCCCTTGCAATCGGGCATGTCGAGATGGACCAGATGGCCCGTCCGGATATCCTCGCGCACCATGGGCTCGGGCATGTTGCCCCAGCCCATGCCCTCCTTCAGAAGCATATGCTTGGAGCCCAGGTCGGCCAGTCGCCAGGTGCGTGCGCCGACGACGCCGAGTTGAAACCCCTGCGTCAAGGTCGAGCGGTCAGTCAGCACGAGCTGCACATGTTCGCGCCCGGCGCCCGGCAGGTTTTTTCCCGCTTTCGCCAGAGGGTGCGAGGGTGCTGCCACCGGAATGAGGTGGACGAAACCCGCGCCGATCCGCTCCAGCCCGTCGACCTCGATATCGAGCGGGCCGCTGACGCCGATCACCGCCGCCCGGTTCAGCACCATTTGCGTGACCGCCCCCAGAGCCTCGACGTAGAGATGCAGCGTCACGGAAGGGAAGGCTTCGCTGAAGGCTTTCAAGGCGTCGGTGACGCGCGAGGCGGGCAGCATGACATCCAGCGCGACGT
Encoded proteins:
- a CDS encoding SDR family oxidoreductase; amino-acid sequence: MSDILKNKVVVVTGASSGIGRAIAIRAAEHGAKAVIVADIIETPREGGRPTVEEIEAIGSAARFVKTDVSKRADNDALIAASAEFGGVDVMVANAGITLRNDGADVPEDDYHRLLSINLDGPLFGAQAAARQMKANGKGGSIVLMASMGGISGAGITVAYSTSKGGVVLMAKSLADALGPDGIRVNAVAPGTIDTELLRTSPGIAEASEGFRKRTPLRRLGQPSEVGDAVAYLGSDLSSYVSGIALLVDGGLLAVL
- a CDS encoding zinc-binding alcohol dehydrogenase family protein, translated to MKALRFEQFGTPDVLTHQDIPVPALNAGEVLVKVHAAAINPSDVKIVSGLFGGSVPRTPGRDFAGVVVEGDLAGKEVWGSGAGFGFRRDGAHADYVVLPSSWLSEKPANLSMAEAAAVGAPFVTAWHALVDVGALKAGETLLITGGLGAVGRAATQIARHLGARTIVAARSRAANEADDFIDLSKKDLPEAVRAATWGKGADVVLDAVGGPMFDPALKSLALGGRQLVITSVGQKRVEFDLADFYHNRSTLLGVDTAKLSGEEIAGILDQLRAAFDGGAFKKPPLREWDFDQAADAYRSTAAGEAMEKNVILMT
- a CDS encoding LysR family transcriptional regulator; amino-acid sequence: MQNPGMPTLDQLKVFLTVVDVGSFAGAARKMGRATSVISYSIANLEAQLGVSLFDRDTTKKPQLTTEGRTVLAEARIVSNGINGLRAKVRAMLEGVEPEIHVALDVMLPASRVTDALKAFSEAFPSVTLHLYVEALGAVTQMVLNRAAVIGVSGPLDIEVDGLERIGAGFVHLIPVAAPSHPLAKAGKNLPGAGREHVQLVLTDRSTLTQGFQLGVVGARTWRLADLGSKHMLLKEGMGWGNMPEPMVREDIRTGHLVHLDMPDCKGGPYRLQAVHRTDVPPGPAGRFLIAHFENQAEDDDMTYSNRW